From the Lathyrus oleraceus cultivar Zhongwan6 chromosome 4, CAAS_Psat_ZW6_1.0, whole genome shotgun sequence genome, one window contains:
- the LOC127074738 gene encoding probable prolyl 4-hydroxylase 10 isoform X2, with amino-acid sequence MAKLRHSRVGLPTPLLPTSGRLIILTLFVTFTILILILLAVNYVNNSISRNALRSKDGAGERWVETISWEPRAFLYHHFLTKEECEHLINIAKPSIHKSVVVDSKTGKSVLSSIRTSSGTFLSRGADKIVRNIEKRIADFTFIPVEHGEGLQVLHYEVGQKYVPHLDYFRDEYNTRNGGNRIATMLMYLSDVEEGGETVFPYAKGNFSSVPWWNELSDCGKKGISIKPKMGDAIFFWSMKPNATLDTSSLHGACPVIKGDKWSCVKWMRADQYKT; translated from the exons ATGGCAAAACTCAGACATTCTCGCGTGGGACTTCCTACACCATTGCTACCAACTTCAGGGAGATTGATCATCCTCACCTTGTTTGTGACCTTCACAATCCTCATTCTCATTCTCTTAGCAGTCAACTACGTCAACAACTCCATCTCTCGCAATGCACTCAG AAGCAAAGATGGTGCCGGAGAGCGTTGGGTTGAAACCATATCATGGGAGCCTAGAGCCTTTCTATATCATCATTTTCTG ACAAAAGAGGAATGTGAACATCTAATCAATATAGCAAAGCCAAGTATTCATAAGTCAGTTGTTGTTGATTCTAAAACCGGAAAGAGTGTGCTCAGCAG TATACGGACGAGCTCTGGAACTTTTCTCAGTAGAGGAGCTGATAAAATCGTAAGGAATATTGAGAAAAGAATAGCAGATTTTACTTTTATACCTGTAG AGCATGGGGAAGGCCTTCAAGTTCTCCACTATGAAGTTGGACAAAAGTATGTACCTCATTTGGATTACTTTAGAGATGAGTATAACACTCGGAATGGGGGTAACCGTATAGCAACAATGCTGATGTACCT CTCAGATGTTGAAGAAGGGGGTGAGACGGTGTTTCCATATGCTAAGGGAAATTTTAGCTCAGTGCCTTGGTGGAATGAGCTTTCTGATTGTGGAAAAAAAGGAATTTCTATTAAGCCAAAGATGGGTGATGCTATATTTTTCTGGAGCATGAAGCCTAATGCAACTTTAGATACATCGAGTTTGCACG GTGCATGTCCTGTGATCAAGGGTGATAAGTGGTCATGTGTCAAATGGATGCGGGCTGATCAATACAAAACCTAA
- the LOC127074738 gene encoding probable prolyl 4-hydroxylase 10 isoform X1, which yields MAKLRHSRVGLPTPLLPTSGRLIILTLFVTFTILILILLAVNYVNNSISRNALRFLFNSITSTHFPFFISNSYIICSIICRSKDGAGERWVETISWEPRAFLYHHFLTKEECEHLINIAKPSIHKSVVVDSKTGKSVLSSIRTSSGTFLSRGADKIVRNIEKRIADFTFIPVEHGEGLQVLHYEVGQKYVPHLDYFRDEYNTRNGGNRIATMLMYLSDVEEGGETVFPYAKGNFSSVPWWNELSDCGKKGISIKPKMGDAIFFWSMKPNATLDTSSLHGACPVIKGDKWSCVKWMRADQYKT from the exons ATGGCAAAACTCAGACATTCTCGCGTGGGACTTCCTACACCATTGCTACCAACTTCAGGGAGATTGATCATCCTCACCTTGTTTGTGACCTTCACAATCCTCATTCTCATTCTCTTAGCAGTCAACTACGTCAACAACTCCATCTCTCGCAATGCACTCAGGTTTCTCTTCAATTCCATTACTTCAACTCATTTTCCTTTCTTTATCTCTAATTCTTATATTATATGTTCTATCATATGTAGAAGCAAAGATGGTGCCGGAGAGCGTTGGGTTGAAACCATATCATGGGAGCCTAGAGCCTTTCTATATCATCATTTTCTG ACAAAAGAGGAATGTGAACATCTAATCAATATAGCAAAGCCAAGTATTCATAAGTCAGTTGTTGTTGATTCTAAAACCGGAAAGAGTGTGCTCAGCAG TATACGGACGAGCTCTGGAACTTTTCTCAGTAGAGGAGCTGATAAAATCGTAAGGAATATTGAGAAAAGAATAGCAGATTTTACTTTTATACCTGTAG AGCATGGGGAAGGCCTTCAAGTTCTCCACTATGAAGTTGGACAAAAGTATGTACCTCATTTGGATTACTTTAGAGATGAGTATAACACTCGGAATGGGGGTAACCGTATAGCAACAATGCTGATGTACCT CTCAGATGTTGAAGAAGGGGGTGAGACGGTGTTTCCATATGCTAAGGGAAATTTTAGCTCAGTGCCTTGGTGGAATGAGCTTTCTGATTGTGGAAAAAAAGGAATTTCTATTAAGCCAAAGATGGGTGATGCTATATTTTTCTGGAGCATGAAGCCTAATGCAACTTTAGATACATCGAGTTTGCACG GTGCATGTCCTGTGATCAAGGGTGATAAGTGGTCATGTGTCAAATGGATGCGGGCTGATCAATACAAAACCTAA